From Vanrija pseudolonga chromosome 1, complete sequence, a single genomic window includes:
- the 4cl2 gene encoding putative 4-coumarate--CoA ligase 2 produces the protein MAWNPDNPTTGDIFGRHARTPSRGNRDTPVSSTPLRRGPSSSNAFTQTPTRHGMQDRIPRPTIDGASETKQTSFEWPVRDVRALQAQLLAGDAEDDDDSRHEIFAGDGAYFDDLAYKLHLDEALARQVFVGIKPYGTRTLGEPQWIWSMATVALFSKRQEYLDVTLPPLGTLLEDPSVAADDAFAIRIVIKHVSEPGLPPMVHADQQFISRRVTRQMAGLLDSKRSGDVRFLCLEHAGLGTPVHDGSRPMARRRVIYAHSEILVHIEYFKATLHGPFIEGADSNLRTLVVDDAGFSTLYWVLRWLYTDEILFSTAESVRNVMSQFAVEAEAVRKLLALESWEYLAVGGSEEQDEPSDIRAKRGSGISDSAAGRRSPSSLSVSSVASSSTTAAAAAKSNATAPRRGSGSALATPTPRGALAKASPSKRPTSPRLPAGSGQQQQQQPPSRKPPKSPDTAPTSPMGIGRVAYSGSATGPRRSHPTPPSDPHSHPTEPPSSPSPLAVFILAHRYGLEELQALARDAVLRHLTTDTCIAALLATYHFSDLHGAILDYVSDNWSEVSASPELDRCYQEVSAGVAAHEIAHQINNSGSTILFIDPVLLPIFEQARKEIKRDFPDDRIVLLVPRDQKPLGTGHKALSELFGRRGVPERREGVHVHDTATLCYSSGTTGLPKGVMTTHHNLTSQIQAFNVAYEPLDYHKDVILGFVPFSHIYGLSVLMFQVLSKATPVVILPRFDELAALRAIEKYRVTHCLIVPPVIITLVHSQHLDSFDVSSLRSVMSAAAPLSTELAEAFRKRLPGAFITQGYGLTETSPIITTFTSHDSQGKAGSIGRLLPTFEARLVTPDGGDAARGERGELWVRSPSVMKGYHANPEATAKTMSGEWFKTGDVLVRDDDGWYTVVDRVKELIKFKGFQVPPAEMEGLLLQNPKVADAGVVGVYDASQATELVRAYVVPKNVTLKTAEDEAAYARELSAWVAARVAHYKRLSGGVAIVDSIPKTPSGKILRKDLRVRAQAERDATGHGATAKL, from the exons ATGGCGTGGAATCCGGACAACCCAACAACAGGCGATATCTTTGGAAGGCATGCCAGAACACCCTCAAGAGGTAATCGAGACACACCCGTATCATCCACCCCGCTTCGCCGAGGCCCATCGTCATCCAACGCATTCACACAGACGCCGACAAGACACGGCATGCAGGACCGCATCCCCCGCCCCACTATAGACGGCGCATCAGAAACCAAGCAGACTTCCTTTGAGTGGCCAGTCCGTGACGTGCGGGCACTACAGGCACAGCTATTAGCCGGGGAtgcagaggacgacgacgactcccGCCATGAGATCTTTGCCGGCGACGGGGCATACTTTGACGACCTGGCGTACAAGCTTCATCTCG ATGAAGCACTCGCCCGCCAAGTCTTTGTGGGTATCAAGCCCTATGGCACTCGAACGCTAGGGGAGCCACAGTGGATATGGTCGATGGCTACCGTGGCGCTCTTCTCCAAGCGACAAGAGTATCTCGATGTGACCCTCCCGCCACTGGGCACACTGCTCGAAGATCCGTCGGTAGCGGCAGACGACGCCTTCGCCATCCGCATTGTGATCAAGCATGTCTCCGAGCCAGGGCTCCCGCCCATGGTGCACGCGGACCAGCAGTTTATTAGCCGGCGTGTGACGCGCCAAATGGCGGGCTTGCTCGACAGCAAGCGTTCTGGGGACGTACGGTTCCTGTGCCTCGAGCATGCTGGCTTGGGCACTCCCGTGCATGACGGATCTCGACCCAtggctcgacgtcgggtCATTTATGCGCACTCTGAGATTCTGGTTCACATCGAATACTTCAAGGCGACACTCCACGGCCCTTTTATTGAAGGAGCCGACTCGAACTTGCGGACGCTGGTCGTGGACGATGCCGGCTTCAGCACCCTGTACTGGGTGCTTCGCTGGCTCTACACTGACGAGATCTTGTTCAGCACTGCAGAGAGCGTGCGCAACGTCATGTCTCAGTTTGCGGTCGAGGCTGAAGCGGTGCGAAAACTGCTCGCACTCGAGTCGTGGGAATACCTGGCTGTTGGTGGCAGCGAGGAGCAAGACGAACCTTCGGATATTCGCGCAAAGCGAGGCAGCGGCATAAGCGATAGTGCTGCTGGtcggcgctcgccctcgagtcTGAGCGTATCAAGCGTcgcgtcaagctcgacgacagcagcggcggcggcaaaATCCAACGCCACCGCACCGCGCCGTGGGTCCGGTTCGGCGCTCGCTACGCCTACCCCGCGgggcgccctcgccaaggcgtcACCGTCCAAGCGGCCCACATCTCCGCGGCTGCCCGCGGGATctggacagcagcagcagcagcagccgccgtcgaggaagCCCCCAAAGTCGCCAGACACGgcaccgacctcgcccaTGGGGATTGGACGCGTCGCCTACTCGGGTTCGGCAACAGGCCCTCGGCGGTCGCATCCCACCCCACCATCCGATCCCCACAGCCATCCAACAGAAcctccgtcctcgccgtcacctcTGGCCGTGTTCATTCTCGCGCACCGATACGGCCTTGAGGAGCTTCAGGCGCTTGCCCGTGATGCGGTGCTACGCCATCTGACGACGGATACGTGTATCGCagcgctgctggcgacgTACCACTTTTCGGATCTCCACGGGGCGATTCTCGACTATGTG AGCGACAACTGGTCCGAGGTCAGTGCTTCGCCCGAACTGGACCGATGTTATCAAGAGGTTTCTGCTGGCGT CGCCGCCCATGAAATCGCCCACCAGATCAACAACTCGGGCTCGACCATCCTCTTCATCgaccccgtcctcctccccatctTTGAACAGGCGCGTAAAGAGATCAAGCGCGACTTTCCCGACGACCGCATTGTGCTCCTCGTCCCTAGGGACCAGAAGCCGCTCGGCACGGGCCACAAGGCCCTCAGCGAGCTCTTTGGCCGCCGCGGTGTCCCCGAGCGCCGTGAGGGCGTGCATGTCCACGACACGGCGACTCTCTGCTACTCGTCGGGCACGACCGGTCTCCCCAAGGGTGTCATGACGACCCACCACAACCTCACCAGCCAGATCCAGGCCTTCAACGTCGCCTACGAGCCCCTCGACTACCACAAGGATGTCATCCTCGGCTTTGTCCCATTCAGCCACATCTACGGCCTGTCCGTCCTCATGTTCCAGGTCTTGTCAAAGGCCACGCCAGTGGTTATTCTTCCTCGTttcgacgagctcgccgcgctgcgtgCGATCGAGAAG TACAGGGTCACACACTGCCTCATCGTCCCCCCAGTTATCATCACGCTCGTGCACTCGCAGCACCTCGACAGCTTTGACGTGTCGTCGCTCAGGAGTGTCATGTCGGCTGCCGCCCCGCTGTCTaccgagcttgccgaggcctTCCGCAAGCGTCTCCCCGGCGCCTTCATCACCCAGGGCTACGGCCTTACCGAGACTTCGCCCATCATCACGACGTTTACGTCGCACGACTCGCAGGGCAAGGCCGGCTCCATCGGCCGCCTGCTGCCCACGTTtgaggcgcgcctcgtcaCCCCGGACGGTGGCGACGCtgcccgcggcgagcgcggtgagCTCTGGGTCCGCTCGCCATCCGTCATGAAGGGCTACCACGCCAACCCCGAGGCGACTGCCAAGACCATGTCGGGCGAGTGGTTCAAGACGGGTGACGTGctggtgcgcgacgacgacggatGGTACACTGTTGTCGACCGTGTCAAGGAGCTCATCAAGTTCAAGGGCTTCCAGGTTCCCCCCGCCGAGATGGAGGGTCTGCTGCTCCAGAACCCCAAGGTTGCCGATGCCGGTGTTGTCGGCGTGTACGACGCGTCGCAGGCCACCGAGCTGGTGCGCGCGTACGTCGTGCCGAAGAATGTGACGCTCAAaacggccgaggacgaggcggcgtaCGCGCGTGAGCTGTCGGCATGGGTCGCCGCCCGTGTCGCGCACTACAAGCGTCTgtctggcggcgtcgccattGTCGACTCGATCCCCAAGACGCCATCGGGCAAGATCCTGCGCAAGGACCTgcgtgtgcgcgcgcaggccgagcgcgatgccaccggccacggcgcgacggccaagTTGTAG
- the dsc3 gene encoding DSC E3 ubiquitin ligase complex subunit 3 — MSSPPQEDQPLLPPGTHLTAAASRSKLQARRYLTPPEGPPSPKSEKARGKQRAVDTSDEDEPAVPKAKGKARKAEAGRAVTVIFSNEEAGGNLEVWVEDGESVGHVKENIRHLRPSLAGLQLRLIHAGRLLTDGILLLPWLRSLEERVRRQAAGVGGDVGEVLREVGLTDEGADKPRPPEKIYLHCNVGGPQAAGESTPSDAAEEAPAPRRRGFDALLDAGLSPEEVAQMRRQFYESRGEEVPDGLDAGDVNDEHARALEEQWIEGDLTPATATTSTEGMYTSILHGLLIGFLVPLTPWFFFRDPPLPNFFDAEAEATDLRRREEEAQRAEDERRARVHAVAMGLAVPRDDSARPSTDTTGNASPSTPSLLEAIAPTQQPSTSTTDTVSARVSSSPLVGAEVVSSVVFGKRMQIGVILGTIINVLTGVARFVLTPG, encoded by the exons ATGTCATCCCCACCACAAGAGGACCagcccctcctcccgcccggCACGCacctcaccgccgcggcctcccGCTCCAAGCTCCAGGCAAGAAGATACCTCACGCCGCCGGAAggtccgccgtcgccaaaATCGGAAAAGGCGCGGGGGAAGCAGCGCGCAGTCGACAcgtcggacgaggacgagccggccgTCCCCAAGGCGAAGGGTAAGGCGCGTAAGGCCGAGGCTGGTCGCGCCGTCACTGTCATCTTCTCAAACGAGGAGGCAGGCGGTAACCTCGAAGTCtgggtcgaggacggcgagagcgtGGGGCATGTGAAGGAGAAC ATCCGGCACTTGCGCCCCTCGCTCGCAGGGCTGCAACTGCGTCTGATCCATGCAGGCCGCCTACTAACCGACGGTATTTTGCTCCTCCCGTGGCTCCGCAGCCTGGAGGAGCGGGTGCGCCGGcaggccgccggcgtgggcggtGATGTTGGCGAGGTGCTCCGCGAAGTCGGCCTGACAGACGAAGGGGCCGACAAGCCGCGCCCCCCGGAGAAGATCTACCTGCACTGTAATGTTGGTGGCCCGCAAGCCGCTGGCGAGTCAACGCccagcgacgcggcggaggaggcgcccGCGCCTAGGCGACGCGGATTCGACGCACTCCTCGATGCTGGACTCAGCCCTGAGGAGGTCGCGCAGATGCGCCGCCAGTTCTACGAGAGCAGAGGGGAGGAGGTGCCCGATGGGCTGGACGCTGGGGACGTCAATGACGAGCATGCGCGTGCGTTGGAGGAGCAGTGGATTGAGGGAGACTTGACGCCAGCGACCGCGACTA CCTCAACCGAAGGCATGTACACGTCCATACTGCACGGCCTCCTCATCGGCTTCCTGGTGCCCCTGACGCCGTGGTTCTTCTTCCGGGACCCGCCGCTACCCAACTTcttcgacgccgaggcggaggcgacaGACCTGCGGCGAAGGGAAGAAGAGGCGCAgagggccgaggacgagcgccgcgcccgcgtgCACGCCGTAGCGATGGGTCTCGCggtgccgcgcgacgactcggcgcgcccgtcgaccgACACGACGGGCAACGCGAGCCCGAGCACCCCAAGCCTGCTGGAGGCGATCGCGCCAACACAGCAGCccagcacgtcgacgacggaTACCGTCTCTGCGCGCGTGTCCTCGTCCCCGCTGGTCGGAGCCGAGGTCGTCTCGTCGGTCGTGTTTGGCAAGCGCATGCAG ATCGGCGTGATTCTCGGGACCATCATCAACGTCTTGACTGGCGTTGCCCGGTTCGTCCTGACCCCGGGATGA
- the Acadsb gene encoding Short/branched chain specific acyl-CoA dehydrogenase, mitochondrial, producing MSALARSLRASTNVSRVAAARTQARAFSVSAARKDWDFTTVEKPGSLYNFTDEENLLRETVRKYATEVIEPKVREMDESEVMDKDVIQGLFDNGLMGIETPEQYDGAGMSFTSAIIAVEEIARVDPSVAVLVDVHNTLVNTVFRHHASDAVKEKWLPGLATNKVGSFCLTEPGAGSDAFSLQTTAKLDPSGDFYLLNGTKMWISNSGEAETFLVFANVDPSKGYKGISAFVISKDMGVEIAKKEQKLGIRASSTCVLNFDNIKIPKENVVGEIGKGYKYAIEILNEGRIGIAAQMIGLAQGAFDKAITYAYQRKQFGKAVGDFQGMGFQFAEVATEIEAAKLITYNAARLKEEGRNFTKEAAMAKYYASTVAMKAAGQAIEWCGGIGFTRDTGIEKYWRDSKIGAIYEGTNNIQLETIAKHLKKQYA from the exons ccgccCGCAAGGACTGGGACTTCACCACTGTTGAGAAGCCTGGATCGCTCTACAACTTtaccgacgaggagaaccTCCTCCGCGAGACTG TCCGCAAGTACGCGACCGAGGTCATCGAGCCCAAGGTTcgcgagatggacgagtcCGAGGTCATGGACAAG GACGTCATTCAGGGCCTCTTTGACAACGGT CTCATGGGTATCGAGACCCCCGAGCAGTACGACGGTGCTGGCATGTCGTTCACCTCGGCCATCATTGCcgtcgaggagattgcccGTGTCGACCCCTCGGTCGCCGTGCTTGTCGACGTCCACAACACGCTCGTCAACACCGTCTTCCGTCACCACGCCTCGGACGCCGTCAAGGAGAAGTGGCTCCCTGGCCTTGCTACCAACAAGGTCGGCTCGTTCTGTCTGACCGAGCCCGGAGCCGGTTCCGACGCCTTCTCGCTCCAGACCACTGCCAAGCTCGACCCCTCGGGCGACTTCTACCTCCTCAACGGCACCAAGATGTGGATCTCCAACtcgggcgaggccgagacctTCCTCGTCTTTGCCAACGTTGACCCCTCCAAGGGCTACAAGGGCATCTCTGCCTTTGTCATCTCCAAGGACATGGGTGTCGAGATTGCCAAGAAGGAGCAGAAGCTCGGTATCCGCGCTTCGTCGACCTGCGTCCTCAACTTTGACAACATCAAGATCCCCAAGGAGAACGTTGTCGGTGAGATCGGCAAGGGCTACAAGTACGCCATCGAGATCCTCAACGAGGGCCGTATCGGTATCGCCGCCCAGATGATCGGTCTCGCCCAGGGTGCCTTCGACAAGGCCATCACCTACGCCTACCAGCGCAAACAGTTCGGCAaggccgtcggcgacttCCAGGGCATGGGCTTCCAGTTCGCCGAGGTCGCTACCGAGATTGAGGCTGCCAAGCTCATCACCTAcaacgccgcccgcctcaaggaggagggccgcAACTTCACCAAGGAGGCCGCCATGGCCAAGTACTACGCCTCGACCGTCGCCATGAAGGCCGCTGGCCAGGCCATCGAGTGGTGCGGCGGTATCGGCTTCACCCGCGACACTGGTATCGAGAAGTACTGGCGTGACTCGAAGATTGGCGCCATCTACGAGGGCACCAACAACATCCAGCTCGAGACCATTGCCAAGCACCTCAAGAAGCAGTACGCATAA
- the mus7 gene encoding Protein mms22, translated as MYESVIRRGGTTKNKQRVPQTDLAAIAVPREEEDGDSSSGSEAEDATPADAIVIGNTQNEQRVRRPRTPKELVDADFDEYFLRFGQVADEEDEKDARKLQVIARERLRAERHAKKMERDAERARRQFEAHIAGKNAEKEKEEREKRRAEERAGKEERERRRAEERAKAPPKDKAAATRTPRPAVNRQSKTPRTTTYSRRRPQPPKATVLSDSELSDPPPGSDEEPPRPPPLVERPANRPSSTSSPPMRSPSPGPALDDYYEAPAFDDYDEPGFNDFAPDIFEDSVEPLSPRTAPQPKARSRLSSSSSQSDDSRPEQSVQDKRQRIARRMLPAAMLKRLEREAADRAARKSAEQRRAARISTESPVRPGHAIVRRGIRGGGLEGMDDIFADDDSDDSVREGHEVEAEEGDTSASDGPIIVLDSSDSERSEAMEDNRRQDGLARLRQGDFEGLVRGRLAATGGRERPHGQSAARQKPRKHIRRPAIGFRRRESRQDGSPEPRHMVQARLDFPAVDKEQARESARRSAAKGKNKSTRGPRQRQLGVTSNRPELRPAIHLDDRVIFATEEFAFESETASAAPPPRKRQLATVTMRKDRAVNSPRSAASPSNRSVPSPSTRRPTAARVDDGVGKAKSWANFDRFPVDFDITPLPSGVHLAYASIPGSGQLVEFLSALERGAAADDEGPKPRRSYGVDLSSTMASEELLAVLPVLVDGMHTAIVEFADGISVRKPDLAPFDFVRFALLHCDETSRAKAHSHFQILGDRLDNINLSGDKASRPALEQVALARYRLLELALLVDDASVALVATNLIRLLLIYGFDRTMRPIRRLLRGDADSPEITDWSVALWASAVHVLAAHDRKSGAEGTFGDALSDALEHRFRNEAGPLAAERIWFMVFGLCALSQFGANGIIGAQYIAYTRWSLVKRAIGLIKITHSQEAEEAAHRNQLQGRDRYIKTMVARCLRLSSTWRWSFDRSSFSVATRDLGAVFKERGQRNLPTEPPADFPDFISRFDIGLTAEDENTRHASAFELYLRLACVAASDIIGSAEALAEAQQAERDVQRLIMSIFPLSAVPFTRASPPTLRQLGALTNRYSTMVVACYFSPSLLPWLLANSLKWLSFDAADFDSRQVCIRGLMYLAVACRHHNHSLDTVVARFADILGTLQAELEAVGRPTNPAFFPTRVEIERTMVLVVTCFRQIIEHPGYLARPEPVYPDPALLHESWTARIFNLDLAQDVKSGMEIVLTIQAFLDARSAALPGRARRALEAKAVESLDDYPSLGFDFDAVDLAALGGDEQAAVVDPIDKKDGEFAQIILNVICPRIYRLLSDMLPVVMDEISIEAQGERQVFINKLTKCWSDLAGIVVIEHQLADWSSYVGAFGQQSWSRLGNEQGRLQVGLHFMLNVARLDPGAFRTLEEEFISLLFQTMATDRLTVEHKYASAMFSLPGAMDNDLFEGVATAVPELHDFTRATFMEKRIEVLKAIFANLPHLLRNRHTPQATKTLIYRCVNLLVSSLVAYEAGIDARRVLHRQSYRVFASEVVAELRGLAGEFITPSTVPGLKQVVWGRGAGVPVV; from the exons ATGTACGAGAGCGTTATTCGTCGTGGCGGGACAACAAAGAACAAGCAGCGGGTTCCTCAgaccgacctcgccgccatcgccgtcccGCGCGAAGAGGAAGATGGCGACTCTAGCAgtggcagcgaggccgaAGACGCCACACCGGCCGACGCCATCGTCATCGGCAATACACAGAACGAGCAGCGCGTTCGGCGACCCCGGACACCAAaagagctcgtcgacgccgattTCGACGAGTACTTTCTCCGCTTTGGCCaagtcgccgacgaggaggatgagaaGGACGCGCGCAAGCTACAGGTCATCGCCCGTGAGCGTctgcgtgccgagcgccacGCGAAGAAGATGGAACGTGACGCTgagcgcgctcggcgacaatTTGAGGCTCACATTGCGGGCAAAAACGCGGAAAAGGAGAAAGAAGAGCGAGAGAAgaggcgggcggaggagcgcgcaGGGAAAGAGGAACGAGAGCGTCGGcgagccgaggagcgcgcaAAGGCGCCGCCGAAGGATAAGGCGGCAGCCACTCGCACTCCTCGACCTGCGGTGAACCGCCAGTCAAAGACTCCTCGCACAACAACCTAcagccgtcggcgtccgcaACCCCCAAAGGCAACTGTGCTATCCGACTCGGAGCTGTCAGATCCACCACCGGGCAGTGATGAGGagccccctcggccgccaccACTGGTCGAGCGCCCTGCAAATCGTCCGTCATCAACCTCATCACCGCCTATGCGGTCTCCCTCACCAGGGCCTGCACTAGACGACTACTATGAGGCGCCTGCCTtcgacgactacgacgagcCTGGGTTCAATGACTTTGCACCCGACATCTTCGAGGACTCGGTCGAGCCGCTGTCCCCTCGCACCGCTCCTCAGCCCAAGGCCCGCAGCCGGTtgtcgtcaagctcgagccAGTCGGACGACTCTAGGCCCGAGCAATCGGTCCAAGATAAGCGGCAAAGGATCGCCCGTCGCATGCTGCCCGCGGCCATGCTCAAGCGCCTGGAACGCGAAGCGGCTGACCGTGCCGCCCGCAAGTCTGCAGAGCAGCGACGGGCTGCTAGGATCTCCACCGAGTCACCAGTTCGGCCAGGTCACGCCATTGTGCGTCGCGGCATTCGGGGCGGCGGTCTGGAGGGCATGGACGACATctttgccgacgacgactccgATGATTCAGTTCGGGAGGGTCACGAGGTTGAGGCTGAAGAAGGAGACACCTCTGCCTCGGACGGCCCTATCATTGTCTTGGATTCCAGTGACAGTGAGCGCTCCGAGGCCATGGAAGACAATCGGCGCCAAGACGGACTTGCGAGGCTTCGGCAGGGCGACTTTGAGGGACTCGTTCGTGGCAGACTTGCGGCAACCGGAGGTCGAGAGCGTCCACACGGCCAGTCAGCGGCAAGGCAAAAGCCTCGCAAGCACATCCGTCGCCCGGCCATCGGCTTCCGGCGTCGCGAGAGTCGTCAAGACGGGTCGCCTGAGCCACGCCACATGGTACAGGCTCGCCTCGACTTCCCGGCCGTGGACAAGGAGCAGGCCCGTGAATCGGCTCGGCGGTCAGCAGCGAAAGGAAAGAACAAGTCGACAAGGGgcccgcgccagcgccagctggGTGTTACGTCCAACCGCCCAGAACTGCGTCCCGCCATtcacctcgacgaccgcgtCATCTTCGCCACGGAGGAGTTTGCGTTCGAAAGTGAAACAGCCTCTGCGGCGCCACCTCCGCGCAAGCGACAGCTGGCGACCGTTACGATGCGCAAGGATCGTGCTGTCAACAGCCCGCGCTCAGCTGCTTCGCCTTCAAACCGCTCTGTACCTTCGCCGAGCACTCGACGCCCCACTGCtgcccgcgtcgacgacggagTGGGCAAGGCGAAGTCCTGGGCCAACTTTGACCGCTTCCCTGTCGACTTTGACATTACTCCGCTCCCATCAGGTGTGCACCTTGCGTACGCGAGCATCCCAGGGTCaggccagctcgtcgagttTCTCAGTGCCCTCGAGCGTGGCGCAGCGGCGGACGACGAAGGGCCGAAGCCCCGCCGCTCGTATGGAGTTGACCTGTCCTCGACAATGGCATCGGAAGAGCTCCTCGCTGTCCTGCCCGTCCTTGTTGACGGTATGCACACCGCCATTGTCGAGTTTGCAGACGGTATCTCTGTTCGCAagcccgacctcgcgccgttCGATTTCGTCCGTTTCGCCTTGTTGCATTGCGACGAGACGTCTCGCGCGAAGGCCCACTCCCACTTCCAGATCCTGGGTGACCGCCTCGATAACATCAACCTTTCGGGGGACAAGGCGTCCCGCCCAGCTCTGGAGCAGGTCGCTCTGGCACGCTACCGCTTGCTGGAGCTCGCACTGCTCGTGGACGACGCGTCCGTGGCGCTCGTGGCGACCAACCTCATTCGGCTCTTGCTCATCTACGGTTTTGACCGCACCATGCGGCCTATCCGCCGACTAttgcgcggcgacgccgactcgcccgagATCACCGACTGGTCAGTGGCGCTGTGGGCATCGGCCGTGCATGTCCTCGCAGCGCATGATCGCAAGAGTGGCGCTGAAGGCACATTTGGGGATGCGCTATCggacgccctcgagcaccgtTTCCGCAACGAAGCTGGCCCCCTCGCAGCCGAACGCATCTGGTTTATGGTCTTTGGTCTCTGCGCACTCTCCCAGTTTGGTGCAAACGGCATCATTGGGGCCCAATACATCGCCTATACTCGATGGTCGCTGGTCAAGCGCGCCATAGGCCTTATCAAGATCACGCACAGCcaggaagccgaggaggcAGCGCACCGTAACCAGCTGCAAGGGCGGGACAGGTACATCAAGACGATGGTGGCGCGCTGCCTCCGtctgtcgtcgacgtggcGGTGGTCGTTTGACCGCTCGAGCTTTTCTGTGGCCAcacgcgacctcggcgccgtgttcAAGGAACGGGGCCAGCGCAACTTGCCTACTGAGCCACCAGCCGATTTTCCCGACTTCATCTCGCGTTTCGACATTGGCCtcacggccgaggacgagaatACGCGGCACGCGTCCGCATTCGAGCTCTACCTCCGCCTCGCTTGTGTCGCTGCGTCTGACATTATCGGGTCagccgaggcgctcgccgaggcccagcaggccgaACGAGACGTTCAGCGTCTCATCATGTCCATCTTCCCGCTCAGTGCTGTGCCGTTCACCCGCGCGTCTCCCCCAACGctgcgccagctcggcgctctAACAAACCGGTACTCGACCATGGTTGTCGCGTGCTACTTCTCGCCATCGTTGCTACCCTGGCTGCTCGCAAACTCGCTCAAGTGGCTGTCGTTTGACGCAGCCGACTTTGACTCTCGCCAGGTGTGCATCCGTGGCCTGATGTACCTCGCCGTTGCGTGTCGGCACCATAACCACTCGCTTGacacggtcgtcgcgcggtTTGCGGACATCCTCGGTACACTCCAGGCTGAACTTGAGGCCGTGGGACGGCCGACCAACCCAGCGTTCTTCCCCACTCGGGTCGAGATTGAGAGGACGATGGTTCTTGTCGTCACCTGCTTCCGGCAGATCATTGAGCATCCCGGGTATCTGGCGAGACCAGAGCCAGTGTACCCTGACCCAGCGCTCCTGCACGAAT CTTGGACTGCTCGAATCTTCaatctcgacctcgcccaggACGTAAAATCGGGCATGGAGATCGTCTTGACGATCCAGGCGTTCCTTGATGCCCGCAGCGCTGCACTGCCgggccgtgcgcgccgtgcacTAGAGGCAAAAGCCGTCGAGAGCCTGGACGACTACCCATCACTCGGGTTCGACTTTGACGCGGTCGATCTCGCAGCTTTGGGTGGAGATGAGCAGGCGGCCGTGGTCGACCCCAtcgacaagaaggacggcgaATTTGCCCAGATCATTCTCAATGTCATCTGTCCCAGGATCTACCGCCTGCTCTCCGACATGCTCCCTGTTGTCATGGACGAGATATCCATCGAGGCGCAGGGCGAGAGGCAGGTCTTCATCAACAAGTTGACGAAATGCTGGTCAGACCTGGCGGGTATTGTTGTCATTGAGCACCAGTTGGCA GACTGGTCGTCGTACGTCGGCGCGTTTGGCCAGCAGTCGTGGTCGCGGCTGGGCAACGAACAAGGCCGCCTGCAGGTCGGCCTACACTTTATGCTGAACGTCGCGCGTCTCGACCCAGGCGCGTTTCGCACCCTCGAGGAAGAGTTCATTTCGCTGCTCTTCCAGACCATGGCAACGGACCGCCTGACAGTCGAGCACAAGTACGCGTCGGCAATGTTTTCCCTGCCCGGCGCCATGGACAACGACTTGTTCGAGGGCGTGGCCACTGCCGTGCCCGAACTGCACGACTTTACGCGTGCCACATTCATGGAGAAACGCATCGAGGTGCTCAAGG CCATCTTCGCCAACCTCCCCCATCTCTTGCGGAACAGGCACACTCCGCAAGCGACCAAGACTCTCATTTACCGCTGTGTCAACCTCCTCGTGTCCTCGCTTGTGGCATACGAGGCCGGAATCGACGCCCGTCGCGTCCTCCACCGCCAATCCTACCGCGTCTTCGCGAGCGAGGTCGttgccgagctgcgcgggcTCGCAGGCGAGTTTATCACGCCGTCGACAGTGCCTGGGTTGAAGCAGGTCGTCTGGGGCCGTGGGGCAGGCGTGCCAGTGGTGTAG
- the OGT gene encoding UDP-N-acetylglucosamine--peptide N-acetylglucosaminyltransferase subunit, with product MSRFARVALRAVPRSRPTVAVARAAFVAPASRVPSFSRSYATPPDTPSAGDTQLAHAQSLLEDGTRALEEGDLAKARAMYTESVGAKPTSGGWFNLGVVEYQLGQLPAAIDAWRASIALEPSADAYTNLGSAYMMSKPPNAAEAIKALTAAMSISPEDAEIQYNLAAILESTDNLETALTLYKKAHAGGIERAAANARNVGGKLLAKKLKEEAAKEGK from the exons ATGTCTCGATTCGCGCGTGTAGCTCTGCGTGCAGTGCCAAGGTCGCGTCCgaccgtcgccgtcgcgcgtgcCGCCTTCGTGGCTCCTGCATCCCGCGTGCCGTCGTTCTCACGGT ccTACGCTACACCCCCCGACACGCCGTCAGCAGGCGAcacgcagctcgcgcacgcccagtcgctgctcgaggacggcacgcgcgccctcgaggagggcgacctGGCCAAAGCGCGCGCCATGTACACGGAGAGCGTGGGCGCCAAGCCCACGTCGGGCGGGTGGTTCAACCTCGGCGTGGTCGAGTACCAGCTCGGACAGCTGCCTGCTGCTATTGATgcgtggcgcgcgagcaTTGCGCTTGAGCCGTCGGCAGATGCGTACACTa ACCTCGGCTCGGCCTACATGATGTCCAAGCcccccaacgccgccgaggccatcaaggcgctcaccgccgccatgtccatctcgcccgaggacgccgagatccaGTACAACCTGGCGGCGATCCTCGAGTCGACGGATAACCTCGAAACCGCGCTCACGCTGTACAAGAAGGCGCATGCGGGCGGGATTGAGCGGGCCGCGGCCAACGCGCGCAACGTCGGCGGCAAGCTGTTGgccaagaagctcaaggaggaggcggccaaggagggcaagtAG